The Saprospiraceae bacterium genome includes a window with the following:
- a CDS encoding thymidylate synthase codes for MIQYLDLMQHILDHGTHKMDRTGTGTLSVFGYQMRFDLSEGFPMVTTKKLHLKSIVYELLWFLNGDTNVKYLQDHGVRIWNEWADENGDLGPVYGKQWRSWTSPDGSTIDQITNLINTLKSNPDSRRMIVNAWNVGELDDMALTPCHCLFQFYVADGKLSCQLYQRSADTFLGVPFNIASYALLTMMIAQVTGLQPGEFIHTFGDVHLYTNHLEQAKLQLTRTPNKLPSMVINADVKSIFDFKYEDFQLLNYNAHPHIKAKVSV; via the coding sequence ATGATCCAATATCTGGACTTGATGCAACATATTCTGGACCACGGTACGCACAAAATGGACAGAACCGGAACGGGAACACTCAGTGTATTCGGGTACCAGATGCGTTTTGATCTGTCAGAAGGTTTTCCGATGGTTACTACTAAAAAGCTGCATCTCAAATCGATAGTCTATGAATTACTTTGGTTTTTAAATGGTGACACCAATGTCAAATATCTTCAGGATCATGGCGTACGGATATGGAATGAATGGGCAGATGAAAATGGAGATCTTGGACCTGTTTATGGAAAACAATGGAGAAGCTGGACAAGCCCTGACGGAAGCACCATAGATCAGATCACAAATCTGATAAATACATTAAAGTCAAATCCCGATTCCAGGAGAATGATTGTCAATGCCTGGAATGTCGGAGAGTTGGACGATATGGCATTAACACCCTGTCACTGCCTTTTTCAGTTTTATGTGGCTGATGGTAAGTTGTCCTGCCAATTGTATCAAAGATCGGCTGATACTTTTTTGGGAGTTCCTTTCAATATAGCTTCTTATGCATTGCTGACGATGATGATAGCGCAGGTTACCGGTCTGCAACCTGGAGAATTTATACATACATTCGGTGATGTCCACCTGTACACCAATCATCTCGAACAGGCTAAACTGCAATTGACAAGAACACCCAATAAACTTCCTTCAATGGTCATCAATGCGGATGTAAAATCTATTTTTGATTTTAAGTATGAAGATTTTCAACTATTGAATTACAATGCACATCCACACATTAAAGCGAAAGTTTCAGTTTAG
- a CDS encoding class I SAM-dependent rRNA methyltransferase: MNQHQIILANGKERSLSRKHPWVFSGAIHSVNGKPEDGEVVRVTDRRGNFLAIGHYQGGGSISIRIISFDDIEIADQFWQKIILSAKQLRDSLGLTDNSQTNAYRIFHGEGDSIPGLIIDLYNDVAVIQSHSAGVLRGLSMIVKALEVVFENKIRVIYSRCQDTLHSPFTKGITDTFLKGDQEEVTIKENGILFSINVVTGQKTGFFLDQRENRQLLGQMSSGRSVLNCFCYTGGFSLYALLNGASKVDSVDISQKAMDLLEANLALNNITKNHTSHCTNVMEFLSNPEVPQYDIVIVDPPAFAKSLHKRHNAVQAYKRLNVQALQKVKSGGYLFTFSCSQVVGTQLFYDTIVAAGIESGKSIRVIHHLGQGPDHPTNLFHPEGHYLKGLVLYVED, encoded by the coding sequence ATGAATCAGCACCAGATAATATTGGCTAACGGCAAAGAAAGATCCCTATCCCGAAAACATCCCTGGGTATTTTCAGGAGCAATTCATTCTGTTAACGGAAAACCTGAAGACGGTGAAGTGGTTAGAGTAACGGACCGTAGAGGAAATTTTCTGGCCATCGGCCACTATCAGGGAGGAGGATCTATTTCTATAAGAATTATTTCTTTTGATGATATTGAAATTGCTGACCAATTCTGGCAAAAAATTATTTTATCTGCCAAACAACTTAGGGATAGCCTCGGTCTGACCGACAACTCTCAAACAAATGCATACCGTATTTTTCACGGTGAAGGAGATAGTATCCCGGGATTAATTATTGACTTGTATAATGACGTCGCCGTTATTCAGTCCCATTCAGCCGGAGTGCTTCGAGGTCTTTCAATGATCGTTAAAGCGCTGGAAGTAGTATTTGAAAATAAAATCAGAGTGATTTATTCCAGATGTCAGGATACGCTTCATTCGCCATTTACGAAAGGCATCACTGATACGTTCCTGAAAGGAGATCAGGAAGAAGTTACCATCAAAGAAAATGGTATTTTATTCAGCATCAATGTTGTCACGGGTCAAAAAACCGGATTTTTTCTGGATCAGCGAGAAAACAGACAATTGCTGGGACAGATGTCATCAGGTCGTTCGGTTTTGAATTGCTTTTGTTATACAGGAGGCTTTTCTTTGTATGCATTATTGAATGGAGCTTCTAAAGTGGATTCTGTAGATATCAGCCAAAAAGCAATGGATTTGCTGGAAGCGAATCTGGCACTAAATAATATCACCAAAAATCATACATCACATTGTACAAATGTGATGGAATTTCTGTCGAATCCGGAAGTACCACAATATGATATCGTAATTGTAGATCCCCCTGCATTTGCCAAAAGTCTGCATAAAAGACATAATGCTGTCCAAGCCTACAAAAGACTGAATGTTCAGGCTCTTCAGAAAGTCAAAAGCGGAGGATATTTGTTTACATTTTCATGCTCACAGGTTGTCGGCACACAATTATTTTATGATACTATCGTCGCTGCCGGTATAGAATCCGGAAAGTCCATCAGAGTGATTCATCACTTAGGTCAGGGACCGGATCATCCCACTAATTTATTTCACCCTGAAGGACATTATTTGAAAGGCTTGGTATTGTACGTAGAAGATTAA
- a CDS encoding T9SS type A sorting domain-containing protein, translating into MTRELSNIFGVVSFLKKFSSVLLCSIYTISAGGQISVPTGLKASGYDSHVEIIWNGNPEPSLSSYRLFRKDTQGNDSLIANISRLNKSYIDFTGRKNKSYTYTLTATNNSGIESQKTSPVTTSTYEMNDDELLTMVQKYTFRYFWDFGHPFSGLARERNTDNIVTIGGSGFGIMTIPVGIERNFISREQGLNKCLQITDFLLNKADRFHGVFPHWLNGTTGKTIPFSTKDNGADLVETAFMIQGLLTVREYFDGNDSKEINLRDNITKIWEEVEWSWFRRGSQNILFWHWSPDFGWDMNHRITGFNEAHIVYLLAAMSPTYSIPATVYHQGWVAPGYVNGSAYYGYPLPVGGFRGGPLFFSHYSYLGFDPRNYKDKYTNYFIRNTQHSLINWAYCVDNPKNYKGYSTESWGLTASDNPFGYSAHEPSPARDNGTITPTAALSSIPYTPSQSMAALKHFYRSLGDRLWGIYGFYDAFNLQQNWFASSYLAIDQGPIVLMIENFRTQLLWNLFMKNPEVQIMLDKLGFVQDPTIINSTNDGELMKFKVEIYPNPSGKSQRINMVFPESVERGKKITVEVFDVNGKNIQIVNLSESIGNSLMHYEMDTSGWGNGIFILKINSEENVIIKKVIINY; encoded by the coding sequence ATGACCCGAGAATTAAGTAACATCTTTGGCGTAGTATCATTTCTGAAAAAATTCAGTAGTGTTTTACTTTGTTCAATATACACAATTTCTGCTGGCGGACAGATTTCTGTACCTACAGGTCTGAAAGCTTCAGGGTATGACAGCCATGTCGAAATTATCTGGAATGGCAATCCGGAGCCTTCTCTTTCCTCATACAGACTCTTCAGAAAAGACACCCAGGGTAATGATTCGCTGATTGCCAATATCAGCAGACTGAATAAATCATACATTGATTTTACCGGCAGAAAAAATAAATCATACACCTACACTTTAACCGCTACCAACAATTCGGGTATTGAAAGTCAAAAAACTTCCCCGGTTACAACTTCTACTTATGAAATGAATGATGATGAGCTTCTCACCATGGTTCAGAAATATACATTCAGATACTTTTGGGATTTCGGGCATCCATTTTCAGGATTGGCAAGGGAACGTAATACCGATAATATTGTAACCATCGGTGGTAGTGGATTTGGCATTATGACAATTCCTGTGGGCATTGAACGAAATTTTATATCCAGAGAGCAAGGCCTTAATAAATGCCTTCAAATAACTGATTTTTTACTGAATAAAGCAGATCGTTTTCATGGCGTTTTTCCCCACTGGCTTAATGGTACAACAGGCAAAACGATACCCTTCAGCACAAAAGATAACGGTGCTGATTTGGTGGAGACGGCTTTCATGATTCAGGGTTTGCTGACAGTAAGGGAATATTTTGATGGAAATGATTCAAAAGAAATTAATCTTAGAGATAATATCACTAAAATTTGGGAAGAAGTAGAGTGGTCATGGTTCAGGCGTGGGTCTCAAAATATCCTTTTCTGGCATTGGTCACCTGATTTTGGTTGGGATATGAACCATAGAATTACAGGATTTAACGAGGCACACATTGTTTATTTACTGGCGGCAATGTCTCCTACCTATAGTATTCCTGCTACAGTCTATCACCAGGGTTGGGTGGCTCCGGGTTATGTCAATGGTTCTGCCTATTATGGCTACCCCCTTCCCGTAGGCGGATTCAGAGGCGGACCTTTATTCTTTTCTCATTATTCTTATTTGGGGTTTGACCCCAGAAATTATAAAGATAAATACACCAATTACTTTATAAGAAATACTCAGCATTCATTGATAAATTGGGCTTATTGTGTAGATAATCCCAAAAATTATAAAGGCTACAGCACAGAAAGCTGGGGTTTGACTGCCAGTGACAATCCCTTCGGGTACTCAGCACATGAACCCTCACCAGCACGAGATAACGGAACTATCACACCTACAGCCGCACTGTCATCCATTCCATATACACCATCACAATCTATGGCAGCTTTAAAGCATTTTTACAGAAGCTTAGGCGACAGACTATGGGGTATTTATGGTTTCTATGATGCGTTCAATCTTCAGCAAAACTGGTTTGCAAGTTCATATCTGGCCATTGATCAGGGACCTATTGTATTAATGATTGAAAATTTCAGAACCCAACTTTTATGGAATCTGTTTATGAAAAATCCGGAAGTGCAGATTATGCTGGATAAACTTGGTTTTGTACAGGATCCGACTATCATCAACAGTACCAATGATGGTGAATTAATGAAATTTAAAGTTGAAATATATCCGAATCCGTCCGGAAAATCACAGCGGATAAACATGGTATTCCCAGAATCAGTCGAAAGGGGAAAAAAAATAACTGTAGAAGTTTTTGATGTTAACGGCAAAAACATTCAAATAGTAAATTTAAGTGAATCGATTGGTAATTCTTTAATGCATTATGAGATGGACACTTCCGGTTGGGGTAACGGCATTTTTATTCTGAAAATTAACTCAGAAGAAAATGTGATTATAAAAAAAGTCATTATTAATTATTAA